In the genome of Hydractinia symbiolongicarpus strain clone_291-10 chromosome 5, HSymV2.1, whole genome shotgun sequence, one region contains:
- the LOC130646122 gene encoding uncharacterized protein LOC130646122 yields MKQKNENLIEDTLSLTVYANLVQLTKKRHSKKIEHKNMHLSRKFEILLKKKFKQNKEITPEEKKEHQTKTLLNFSGIEIPDEFIPLLSKGLEFKISTKKLPIIDMICGIKKAAKSFSSPSMANGFRFECKRIMEKEKNTKLTNITNELCNGLNEWLKQNRLILIENDKGRATCIISQQKVDELINQELSNKERYVELKSDNIEKAKTAINKEIANLRKENIKELKYLTTSAKSYIKDTEQFVNKVKEINLDENEKLVSFDIADMYPSLPKSEVIHEVERRIREDTFKTNLNKEALVRLVKISVEFMTFKIGNKFYNQADGLFIGSPASPCFAEIYIQRIVENSIYSMLHAPRIWLRKVEDTFTVKFTGEEEKDDQIPFLDCLIMRKDDNTVRAKTICTEEADLKEELNYIQKTTQLNEFPNNIVTKTIKETLNKECNGRNQTDRRIQFDCFYPMKKASQNKSPEYARNLM; encoded by the exons atgaaacaaaaaaacgaaaatCTGATAGAAGATACATTATCTCTTACTGTCTATGCAAACCTTGTACAACTCACAAAGAAAAGACATTCAAAGAAAATTGAACACAAAAACATGCATCTGTCAAGAAAATTCGAAATATTActaaagaaaaagttcaaacaaaataaagagaTAACACCAGAAGAGAAGAAAGAACACCAAACAAAAACGCTATTAAACTTTTCTGGTATTGAAATTCCTGATGAATTTATTCCGTTATTGTCAAAGGGTCTCGAATTCAAAATTTCAACGAAGAAATTACCTATAATTGACATGATTTGTGGAATCAAAAAAGCAGCAAAATCATTTTCTTCACCTTCAATGGCAAATGGATTTCGATTTGAATGCAAAAGAAttatggaaaaagaaaaaaacactaaattaacaaatattacaaatgagCTGTGTAATGGATTAAATGAATGGTTGAAACAAAATAGACTTATTTTGATCGAAAACGACAAAGGCAGAGCAACATGCATAATTTCGCAACAAAAAGTAGACGAATTAATTAATCAAGAATTATCCAACAAAGAGAGATATGTAGAACTGAAAAGTGATAATATTGAGAAAGCAAAAACGGCTATTAACAAGGAAATCGCAAATCTCCGAAAAGAAAACAT TAAAGAACTTAAATATCTAACAACGTCAGCAAAATCATACATAAAAGACACGGAGCAATTTGTTAACAaagtaaaagaaattaatttggaCGAGAATGAGAAGTTGGTGAGTTTTGATATTGCAGATATGTACCCTTCCCTACCAAAATCTGAAGTCATACATGAAGTAGAAAGGAGAATCAGAGAAGACACTTTTAAAACAAATCTTAATAAAGAAGCCTTAGTACGTCTCGTGAAAATCTCAGTTGAGTTTATGACCTTCAAAATAGGAAACAAATTCTACAACCAGGCGGATGGTCTTTTCATCGGATCACCTGCGTCGCCATGTTTTGCCGAAATCTACATTCAAAGAATAGTTGAAAATAGTATCTACTCAATGTTACACGCACCAAGAATTTGGCTAAGAAAAGTAGAAGATACGTTCACT GTAAAATTCACAGGGGAGGAAGAAAAGGATGACCAGATCCCATTTTTGGATTGTTTAATAATGAGAAAAGATGATAATACAGT AAGAGCAAAAACCATTTGCACAGAAGAAGCAGACCTCAAAGAAGAAttgaattatatacaaaaaactaCGCAATTAAATGAGTTTCCCAATAACATCGTAACAAAAACgataaaagaaacattaaacAAAGAATGTAATGGAAGAAaccagacagacagacgaattCAATTCGATTGTTTTTACCCTATGAAAAAGGCATCTCAGAACAAATCGCCAGAGTATGCAagaaatttaatgtaa